gaagCTTATGGTACTAAATTTTTGCAgcattaaacatttatttttttgccATGAATTCGAGAAAGAAGCAAAACAAATAACGACGAAATgattctaaatattattttttcgaaaCGGTGATATAAcggtatttatttatttttttttaagtaaggTATAAGAAGGTATAATGacttttaaaacttttataactgatagaaaaatttaaatgatattatCCAATTATTAATAGACGGTTCTAAAATATgctatgaaatataaatccCTTATTTTTTTGGCTTTAATTTCTCCGACTTACTTCCTATGATGATGCGGCCTGTTGCCTTGCAGCCGCCACACTTTGCGAGGGAACTGATTCCAGAATCTAGTTTTTCGTCGTGTTTACCTACCATACACCACCCGATGTACGATCATGATAGTAATGAAATGATAGTAGTACAGGAAAGATGATTATGGTTTagtaagaaaaatgttttttttatcatattaatttttatacgtgttaatattatatatattaatataatataataaattacttcAAAACAATAaagaatgtaatttttcatagcaaacatttttcttctattctgCATGAAGCATGGCAATGGTAATTTTTACTtaccaataaaaattattcctgTGCCATTACATTTATGACACTTAGTAACACTGGTGACACCCCTTCGTTTCACAGGATGATGACCAGGTTTGATAgctataaaaacaaaaatacatctaaagtatttattagataaagaatattaaaatatactataaattaaagtaattatttgAAGTTTCTGTAAAAgttaaagtaaaataacatttatatcaacattttatatgttgttatatgttacaatggaaaatatttttacggtAAATAATGAATGATGAACAtactctttttaattttagtagGATGATGTTCACAAGGGTCTTCACTGCCACAATCTTCACAAATCTGCACCTTTGGTTTCTGGTGCATATTTGTCTTATGACTTTTTAATTCTCCTGGTAATGCAAAACAAGCTCCACACACATCACAGGTATATGGTCTTTCTGGTGTAGTTGCAACAGTAACTGTTGTAGGTGTTTGTACAACAACTTGCTGTGGTTGTTGCTGAAGATTACTAGGTGTTGTATTATGAATCCGTTTATGATGATTCAGCAAACTCATATGCCCAAAGACCAAACCACAAATATCACATTTGAAGGTCGCATTGGTAGCAGCCGCAATACTCATCTGATTCAATAATGTGTTATAACCGACAGGTTGCACATCAAAACGATAACAACCCTTGTCGTCTGTTGTGATTGCACCGATTGTGCTCACTGCATTTGTTTGAACCTTTTGGAGCATGTTGACATTGTAATAGAAAGGGAAGTCTGCAGTTGCAGATTGCTGCTGGGACTTATCCTCTTTCTTATCTGTTGTAACATACATCTGCTGAGATTGTTGCTGTTGCGATTGTTGACCTTGAGCAGCTTGCTGCTGCTGTATTTGTTGTGGGTCAAACATAGCTGCTTGTTgctgtaaattaatattgtaaataacaatttcttatatttaatacaataaatacagAGACAGGTGAATACattattgattaaaaatttatataacagaTCTatgtaaaaaggaaataaaatatagaaacttatttaatgaaagatgttatacatatttaaggATATGATCTACTTATTCACTGTTCCTTTTTAAATGAGATGTAAAAACCTATCTCTGTTTATAGTTTCAAAATTAGTAACCTGTCTCTGATCGCCGTAGCTCGAATTACTCTGCTCCGTCTGAGTAAAACTATTGGTTTGCTCGGTTTGAGTAAACATGGAACACTTCACTGGCTGTTCGATTGGTTGGCTCTGTTAAGCGGTAATTATTGTTAGATATTACGACTCTTGTACTACATCCACAAAAAACAATGacattctatatggctttgtTTAAATCAACGTGCTACACACATTGGTATACGTTATGCGTATTAAGCATCAATGAGAAGCTAATAAATACCAATGGAGAAAACTCGTTCCTTTTTTACGTCGTGCTGGTATACAAGCTGCATACCTGTTGTATTTGATCAGGACGGGTTGTGTTCAACCACACCACGTTGCTGCCATTTGATTCTAGGGCCATTGATGTGTTGCCTTTGACCCTGCACAATCAGTACGCATTCATTAAATGGAAACAAAACAGGAGCTGTATGTGATACATCTAGATATGTAACGGAACCACACCAAAGTAGTTAGGGATAACTTTCGTAGACAgatatgaaaagaaaagagtgaTAGAATAGAGGTAAGAAACAAGGACTCAAAGTATAACCGCGACATACGATACTCACATGTGATAGTCTACACGGGCGCCGCGGGTTACATGTCTGAGTGCCAAACGGATGATCTTCTAGTTGCCATGACTGCGGCGCGGAATGCCGCGCAGCTGGTCACTACTATTCCTGATGATCGTGATATCTTAATAACTAATTTATATGTTTCGTCCTATACAACATCCGAGAAACAAATTCCTCGTGTCGGTAGGGCCGTGGTCGCGACGGAAAAATCAATGGCGATCGATTTAGTGCTTTGATACACCTTTTTAATACGTTAGATCCCGTTAAAATTAACACTGGACACAATGCCGGTGAGATTTCGCCTGTTGTGGATGCCGCGAAATCAGTTTTGAGTTACACGCTTGTCAATGAGCAGCGTTGACCCGCGCAGATCATGTCGTCCAAGCGCGGTGGCGGTTGCGGCGACTGGTATACGAAGCGCGGGTTTCTCGGTTGCATAAAATTGGCGGTACCTCAGCGTTAAAGCTCTCTTTGATTTTATTCCCGTCAGGTTGGGCCACGTCGCCGCGTACCGTGGCTCAGGATAGGCCGATGCGCGAACAAGCAGACCGAGCACCGTCAACAAACTCTACGGTAGCCATTACACGCGACGAGGATAACAATGGGCGACACGAACGCGCGCTGCCCCCGATGCCTTTTTCCGAAGCGTTTTCGGGCGCCTTCCGTGAATGCAGCCGCAGCCAAGCGCCGCCAAGGTCAGCTCCCGGTGACGCTCTACAGACGCTAATAGCCGTTACACCAAGCGATTTCATTGGTCCATGACCTACTGTCCTCGCTTCTCATTGGTCTCTACGTTCTCTACGTGACAGTCTTAGAAATCATCATTTACTTCTTCCTATTAACATTACACTTTTTTTCATGAGATTTAGAGAAATATTCTCGAgtctttcttaaatatttgcaagtattttatttctatttggaATAAGTTTTTGTTGTTTGGTTTTTTTTATGagaataaatatgttattttagAATGAAAGTATATACtggaattgtaaaaataataagtaatattaaactactaaatagttataattttatatttattatatacatgtttTAGATGTAAAAGTGTCTTTTGTATTTGTGAAGTATGTAGTTGACGTGGAAATCTAGCTTGAGAGTTTACATTCATAAGTAATTCAGCTGTCCGATGTAAGATGGCGCTGCTGAGTTTCCGAGACCTATACGGGTATTTGAAGTTTTTACCCGTTGCGTATAATTGTCCATACATCATCGAGGAAAATGGTCACtcgtttataattaatttgaaattgaaccacgtgatatttattaacgaTTTCCAGCCTACAACGGTTCATGGAAACGTGATGAATGTATATCAGCAATCGGTTCTAAAATTTggcatatattttattttgcatattttcacTACCTTACCGATTTATACACTGTGGCGTTTTTTATAACTAATTCATACAATTGAAAAATGAGAGATCCGTTTAAAGTACATCACACTGTcggtttaaaaaaataaaaaaatattattgtttgtATGATTTCTTCAAGTTgtatatgatttatatattCCATATACTCTTATTTTCCAAGATAATTTAGAAATCATACGCTatccattttcatttattctatattagaAGATCTATTTTTGTTTAAGTCTACATAAGAGATACGATCCTCTATCTGAATTATTGTTACCGATGAGCGCCAACTAACAAAACCTGCCAAACATTATAATAAACGACGTTGCATATGATTCCACTATCTCgtgatttataaataatggACAATATATAAGGACAAAGTTTAAATGTTGCCTAATAAGCGTTTAAACCTTACCAAATAGTCActcaataaaacaaattttcattacaaaCGAACACTAgatatgttataataaaatttagtaaataataatgatgtTAAAAAGCGATGTTTAACAAGCTTTCTTCAGATAAAGATGCGGTGTTAGAGAAATTTCGCTGACAAACCATGCAAAATATTTCCTTGAGGACATCGTATCAAATGGGTCAGCCTTCTATGAAAGGGCGAGAGATTAAAGTCATGTGTGTGCATAGCTCTATACATACAAATGCGGCTGGAGCATCGTGAATTACGTACTCGTATTGACTACGCGTACAATACTAATTTTCTTGATAAATTTCAGAACATCAATTTCTCTCTTCCCAAAATCGTTATTCCAAAATTATTCTCCTTCCCAAATTGTTCCCTCCTTTATTTATCATCTTAGGGGAAATTTAAAGCAATCaaagtaacaaaatattcagtTGCTGGCGCAGTTAAGTTAATGTAAAGGATTAACGCTTCTATTTCCTTGCCATATtgttcaaaggtatttcaCCTTTCAAAACTTTTAACATCGAGTAGGTACGTGTTTCGcgtaaaatgtacaaattcCTCTGGGTAGTGCAATTTCCGCAGTACAAGTTACAAATGAAATTACCGCGAACAAAGCGATCTACTCAGTCATTTTACAGTTTCAAGAGCGTgggttttgaaatattttaaaattacaaagattAAAGCTATTAAACGCTATTAAAAGCTGGAAATTTTCACAGCTCCTTATACCAAGATTCTTATATCATGTAATTACTTTCAAATACTTGGAGAATGATCGAATAAATGAGGAAACGATCGAATATAGGAAATGAAGATTTTCAGTATAATCAGGAGAATCTCGACACTTTCAGCtataaaaattcctaaaaaTAGTTAATTCATTAAAAGCGTTGATTATAGCTACAgcgttgaaataaataattttcctttcCTCGGGAATAATCATCAAGGTATAATCGAGAACTATTCTTGGCCCGGAAATTTATACTCTTCTCTCATCAGTTTTCTCAAAAcagtattttcatttcaatgtACATTTTTCCACGTCTAAATATAGCCAGTATCGTTGCTGGCTTATTTCGTGGTTATGGTTTGCTCGTGCTTTTGAAATGGTATCGTGTAATCCAGAAAGCAACCCTTTCGCTTTTATGTAAACGGCATACCAGAGTCAAGCTTGTATCAAAAGTCGAACAAAGCACATGTATCACTGTAATTATGCCACTTTCTAAGTCAAACTACTCTACGGTCCTATTTTCCCCAATTTTCAAATCTTGAGAAAACTCGAATTCAACTCGAATCTGATCttccgttcgttcgttcttcgAGTACTTAAGAGTTACTAGAATCATAATTCTGCCATCACTTACCGTACGAGAGACTCAAAAAATCGCTTCTTTCTAATACCTTTGATTTTTGTGATTTTAGAAGATTCCAAGTTTCATTAGAGTCGTAACTTCACCGCTATTTCTGTAAGAGTCgctggaaatttttaatagtttctttTTCGTAAGTCTGAAAAACGTGAAGTTTCTTTAAAACAACAATTTCATCGCTATTTgcatagaaatatttgtatccATATCTGATTTTACACTTGATCAATGTCGCGAAACATACTGCGAAATTGTATACACTGGCAAACAGACCATCCTCTCGATCTTCTTTCAGCTTGTCTAAATACGCGTTGAAGCGTGGGAGGCGTCGCTTTAACCGACTATTAACAGTGTTGCAGGATATCGCGTTGCGAAATTCGTCGTGTCACTGTCTTTTTTACGCAGCAGCATCGCCAAAACGACATCTTCAATTTTGATAAATGGCCTAGGATAATAGCCTTTCGAGAATAGAATTCTTCATTAACAATAGAATCGCATACTATTTGTGTTAGGCGTTGGACTTGCCTTCTCGAATAATGGATATAAATGATTCTGATACGATGTACGTTTTTAGCTTCGGTATAGGTTTTTATTTCGAGTGTTTGTTTGATGCGATTTTAAAAGTTCCCTCGGACGGGCAATCGATATAGGTGACCCACTTCGAGATCGTTCTGCGTTGGAACATCTCTTTTCCCAGCAAAGAACGCTTCTTGTCCACGAAGTAACGAAGATTCAGAAACGGAGGATCCGAAAGATCAGATTTTCTACGGTGAAGAGGATTCTATACTGGACTATCGAATATTTCGTGAGATTTCGCGAATTGGTCGTTCGAGTGGTATGCGATATTCgcgatttaaaaatatttcagcgaTATTTGCTCGCTGTAAGAAGCATCGATACAGATATTGTTTCTTCAATGCACTGCATTCGATTGTACATAAACATCTAGCGACAATAATAAGggtatttcaaaaatattctaattcaTTCGTACTTTCTACGATTAATTTGCAACGcgagattaaaaaataaggtCTTCTATGTGCGTCAAATTTCActtaaatgttaattttaaaaagcgTGATCTAAAAGAGATTGGAAAATATCCTCTTGGATAGCACAAATTATCTCGATTtctgaataaaattgaaaattagacCTCATTGATGTACATCAAATTTCTCCTGATTCTTAATCTTCAAAAACAGAATCTAAAAGGAATTGTAGAATATGGAAAAAGCGTATCTCAAATTGGCCTCGTTTGTGTTTTAACACAGTTCTTAATATATTCGAGACAAATATGTTTCCTAATAACATTATCCCATTAACGAGACGAGTACATCGTGTTTTATGTTCCCTGCAAGTTGTTGTCGCACTAAATTACATAAGTCAGATGAATTTTTAAGTAGCCAGTACGGCCCTGTAAATCGTAGCGCCCGTTTCAAAATGCCTCGTCGCCCGGCACCAGTCTCACTCAGTCAGTTGGCGTCGCGACGCCGTCGCCAGAGGTATCCGAGAGCCACGTACGATACAGTTCCCGGGTTTTCTCTGTTCCTGACACAAACGGGGAGAATTACTGAAAGGGACGCGCAGTGCACGCGAACAGTGAACACCGCGATTCCATTCTCGCAATTAGCCAATCTctaacaaataatttcttcacAGACGAGAcagcaaatatttataaaattagccGAATACTAAATCATTAAATACCTAGGGAAAATAAaggaggaaataaaaataaagcaaCGTGAGATAATATAGTGATACAAAGCTTCGAGCAGATGTGAATcgttgaatataattttcaagagGATCGAAGTAACAAAGCTTCTCtccaaataacaaattttcctATTTGCGAATCTTTGCATACAGCTTCCAAGAGGATTGACatgatgaaataataaaataaataataaaattttaatgttcgGACACAGCTTCCAACAGGACCGAAGTAATCAATTTTCTTTGGAAATAACAATTGGAAGTCAGAAATCGAACTGAGCGCTATGTAAATTCTGTTGGTAGTGCAGGATCGATGAGCCACGAGCTTCCTAGTTTTGCACAAATTGTCGCTGGGAGGAGAGCTAAACGCGATCGTTGCCAGAAAGTGAATTAAACGCAATCGTCCCGCACAAAGGATACAAATGACGCGCTGTAGGATAACGGAGGCTGACACGATCATGTTCCCGATCAGAGTGAAATGACGAACGAGCCTCGTGGTTCCTTCGAGAAGCGAGAAACGAAGGAATAAGATAAGTCAGGCAGCGAACGAAAGGATTCTTGCTGTCGAGGGGTACTCTGCTGGAGGAAAGTGGAAAGTGGCAGCCACTGGGTTTATCAgacacgtaatacgttatcgATGATAGCTTGTGAAATTACTCGAGTCTGCGTTATGCTTTCATTCGATCATTATAATCTCCCTAACATTAAACAAGAAggaacaaatattaaatatattctatttaataaGATTTCCTAAAAATAAGTtacaatttgataaaatttctaGTGAATAGGTTGcagtttgataaaattatcgcGAATTTGGGGCGAATAGTAAATGCAAAAGATCTTAGCAAAGTGACGAAGCACAAATTTTTGCTAGCCTAAGCGTAGTACTCGTTCGATGACTTGATTGGACGAGTGgctaattaagaaaaaagtgGATTGGAGATTTCACTCCCAAGGAACCTCGAAAGACTGCGTTAAAGTGCGCGTTGATTTTAAAAAGACAAATCCTCGAGGAAATATCGAGTTGCATCGTTGAACGAAGAAGCTGTACTCGGTCAGCGGTTCGTACGATTTCTCCAACGAGAAAAGAGATTTTACCGAACGAAGCATCCTCTTTAATCCTTTGCTCGATCATCGAAAGTACTTTCGTCGCTGCTAGCAACGTTCCTCTGGGATTCAATTgatttcattcttttctcGATATCTttactattaaataaaaatcatctTCTTAACCGCTCACACCTCGTCGTAGACGCTTCTTCGTtctttattttagaaagtaagcGTGAGTTTgataaatcaattaattagAAGAGGCGCACAAACTATTCGTGTATCTGCTACTTAAATTCGTCGACACGTTCGCGGACAGTCGATCTATTTATTGCTAAGATGCATCTCATCCGGGGTCACTGACTCGCGGTATGTCGCTCGAATAATTTTAGGCAGCCACGAAATTGGAAATCAACCGAACCACCAAGTTCGAGATTGAACAGGAGGAGCACGGTCAAGATCAACGAATACCATGCGTACGCGTTCGTCGCTGTTTTCTAATCACATACCTTAGGGCTTTATATTCGACTCTCGTGTCCTCCTTTTATAAACTCGAGGAAATTTGCCCCTCGCCACTCCGTTTCACTCCTGCGACGTTGaaacgaaaagagagaaatttcTGAGTGAATACTTGTTACATCCTTTTCCAACAAGTTCCAACAAGGATATTATCTAAATAAAGATTCCCAACTGGATTCCACTGGATAGTGACTTATCTTGTGATTTCTTTGAGACGTGGAAGGATCGCAGTTCGAAAAAGGACAATTTCTCACCGAATTATATTTTGCCAACAAATTCCAAGGAATGTTGTTTACGTAGAAAGATATTATATCTGAATAAGGAATTCCACTTCAACTGGATTTCGCCATAGCGGTGacattttttttagttttggCAGAGTGGTGATTTGATTTAGTAGCATACCAGCTAATCCGGATTATCCGGGTCGCGATGGCTCTATGATAAATTAAGAGTCGTTCTAGACGGGGGTTCGAGCATCTTGGAATACAGCCGGCTGTAAATTCACGGCAAACGTGTCCGATTGTCCGACGACCCTATTTCTGTGTTAAATTCCACGTGGAATTAAGACATAGCTAACCATTTGCCTACCGAATTTACACCAGCATTTATTTATACGCGTGTTCTCGGATCTAACGATATTGGAAACACCGAGAAGAAAGTCTTGATGCTGTTCGAAgcacaaatatatattaacacGCACTCGATCTTCAGTGATACGTAACACCAAGTAGGAACTATAGTGTTAAAGCACAAAAAAGAGAGATAGAGTGATGACTGACTGTGATAGTTCTAGGTGATTCTAAAGGATTTCTAAGATACTTTAAGAAAACTTAATTGTCACAAACTACGagctttcgttttattttattttattttatttttttttttcgacgaCGAAAGAAGAAGCCTTAAAGAAATGTCAAATTCGCCGGATGGGCGGCAGGCGCCGCCCCCGAGATTGAAGATTCAACTTCCGATACCGGGTCAATTCTATCCACAACCAGGTATGGGGTACGTACCAACACCGTACGGCCAAACCCCCATGCCGATGACTCCTGTTTCCGGCCAACCACGGGTGATTTACGCGAACAAGGCCAGTGAATTCGTCTTCAGCCAGTTCCAGGGCATCAAGGATCTGACCAAGTCTGGCCTAAGTGTCGGCGAGAAGAGCGCGTTCTGGCTTTACGAGAAGGTCCGCGTTAAATGATTTCGCGTGTGTGTTCTTGTTATATATTCGCGTCAAGATGGCTAGTACTGATATcggtattacgaatttctGCACAGGTCAGTTCCTGGAGCAGACGATGGTTCACGCacattttcttatttgttaTCGTGCTTTTGTACAGTATCGGGGGCGCGATGATATTCGTCACGATCGAGGGAACCAACGAGGATATGGCGCACGGAAACATTCGAAAGGAGAGGTGGGTGCACAGATACGAAGCTTCACGATTGGCTTTTTCTTAATGCCGCcttttaattttctgatatttttgGTTATCCTTAACCCGAGTgtattgtttttcttttttgtcgtTAACAAATGACCGACGT
This genomic stretch from Bombus fervidus isolate BK054 chromosome 9, iyBomFerv1, whole genome shotgun sequence harbors:
- the LOC139990539 gene encoding uncharacterized protein isoform X1 produces the protein MVKGNTSMALESNGSNVVWLNTTRPDQIQQSQPIEQPVKCSMFTQTEQTNSFTQTEQSNSSYGDQRQQQAAMFDPQQIQQQQAAQGQQSQQQQSQQMYVTTDKKEDKSQQQSATADFPFYYNVNMLQKVQTNAVSTIGAITTDDKGCYRFDVQPVGYNTLLNQMSIAAATNATFKCDICGLVFGHMSLLNHHKRIHNTTPSNLQQQPQQVVVQTPTTVTVATTPERPYTCDVCGACFALPGELKSHKTNMHQKPKVQICEDCGSEDPCEHHPTKIKKTIKPGHHPVKRRGVTSVTKCHKCNGTGIIFIGKHDEKLDSGISSLAKCGGCKATGRIIIGSGKQNSQNQAEKPFHCNVCDGTFSRYSSLWSHKRLHSGDKPFKCDVCGLAFAKAAYLKNHGRVHTGEKPFKCSVCGMQFSQSPHLKNHERIHSGERPYQCEVCEKTFARHSTLWNHRRIHTGEKPYRCNICGSAFNQATHLKNHAKVHTGEKPHRCDICEIGFSDRFALKRHRAIHEKYGQTARSQNANNPSNAQQANASNQQQQQQQQQQQPQQAQQGQQVVVVNATTPVTVSQGQGQAVMLEEVYKCQVTFPEPK
- the LOC139990539 gene encoding uncharacterized protein isoform X3; this encodes MFTQTEQTNSFTQTEQSNSSYGDQRQQQAAMFDPQQIQQQQAAQGQQSQQQQSQQMYVTTDKKEDKSQQQSATADFPFYYNVNMLQKVQTNAVSTIGAITTDDKGCYRFDVQPVGYNTLLNQMSIAAATNATFKCDICGLVFGHMSLLNHHKRIHNTTPSNLQQQPQQVVVQTPTTVTVATTPERPYTCDVCGACFALPGELKSHKTNMHQKPKVQICEDCGSEDPCEHHPTKIKKTIKPGHHPVKRRGVTSVTKCHKCNGTGIIFIGKHDEKLDSGISSLAKCGGCKATGRIIIGSGKQNSQNQAEKPFHCNVCDGTFSRYSSLWSHKRLHSGDKPFKCDVCGLAFAKAAYLKNHGRVHTGEKPFKCSVCGMQFSQSPHLKNHERIHSGERPYQCEVCEKTFARHSTLWNHRRIHTGEKPYRCNICGSAFNQATHLKNHAKVHTGEKPHRCDICEIGFSDRFALKRHRAIHEKYGQTARSQNANNPSNAQQANASNQQQQQQQQQQQPQQAQQGQQVVVVNATTPVTVSQGQGQAVMLEEVYKCQVTFPEPK
- the LOC139990539 gene encoding uncharacterized protein isoform X2, whose protein sequence is MVKGNTSMALESNGSNVVWLNTTRPDQIQQSQPIEQPVKCSMFTQTEQTNSFTQTEQSNSSYGDQRQQQAAMFDPQQIQQQQAAQGQQSQQQQSQQMYVTTDKKEDKSQQQSATADFPFYYNVNMLQKVQTNAVSTIGAITTDDKGCYRFDVQPVGYNTLLNQMSIAAATNATFKCDICGLVFGHMSLLNHHKRIHNTTPSNLQQQPQQVVVQTPTTVTVATTPERPYTCDVCGACFALPGELKSHKTNMHQKPKVQICEDCGSEDPCEHHPTKIKKTIKPGHHPVKRRGVTSVTKCHKCNGTGIIFIGGKQNSQNQAEKPFHCNVCDGTFSRYSSLWSHKRLHSGDKPFKCDVCGLAFAKAAYLKNHGRVHTGEKPFKCSVCGMQFSQSPHLKNHERIHSGERPYQCEVCEKTFARHSTLWNHRRIHTGEKPYRCNICGSAFNQATHLKNHAKVHTGEKPHRCDICEIGFSDRFALKRHRAIHEKYGQTARSQNANNPSNAQQANASNQQQQQQQQQQQPQQAQQGQQVVVVNATTPVTVSQGQGQAVMLEEVYKCQVTFPEPK
- the LOC139990564 gene encoding uncharacterized protein — translated: MTDCDSSRRSLKEMSNSPDGRQAPPPRLKIQLPIPGQFYPQPGMGYVPTPYGQTPMPMTPVSGQPRVIYANKASEFVFSQFQGIKDLTKSGLSVGEKSAFWLYEKYRGRDDIRHDRGNQRGYGARKHSKGEKQDTDHDSRVVR